The DNA segment CCGGCGTACAGGACGGCGTTGCGGCCCTTGCCGATGTCGATGAAGGCGGCCTCCATCGACGGCAGCACGTTCTGGACCTTGCCCAGGTAGACGTTGCCGACGTACGAGGTCGACTGCTCCTTGTTGACGTAGTGCTCGACGAGCACGCCGTCCTCCAGGACGCCGATCTGCGTGCGCTCGCCGTGCTGGCGCACGACCATCACGCGCTCGACGGCCTCGCGGCGGGCCAGGAACTCGGCCTCGGTGATGATCGGCACACGCCGGCGGCCCTGCTCGCGGCCCTCACGGCGGCGCTGCTTCTTGGCCTCCAGACGGGTCGAGCCCTTGATGGACTGCACCTCGTCGGACGGCTCGGTCGCCTTGCGGGGCTCGCGGACCTTGACGACCGTGCGCTCCGGGTCGTCGCCCGTCGGCTCGGCCTCGGGACCGCTGTCACCGGCCCGACGGCGACGGCGCCGACGGCGACGGCTGGAGCTGGACCCGCCGGACTCGTCGCCACGAGCGTCCTCGGCGTCCTCTTCCTCCTGCTCGGCGGTGTCCTCGGTGTCCTGCTCGGCCTGCTCGGCGGCGAGCTCGTCGGCCTCGGCGTCCATGCCCTCGCCGTCGGCGGCGTCACCACGGCGACGGCGACGGCCGCCCCGGCGGCGACGGCGGCGCGAGCCGGACTCCTCCGAGCCCTCGGCGTCGTCACCCTCGTCGTACTCGGCGGCCTCTTCGGCCTCCTCCGGCTCCTCGGCCTCGACGGCCCGCGGCGCCTCGACGACCCGCGTCTCCTCGACGGCGGCCGCCCGGCGGCGACGGCGACGGCGCGCGCCGCTCTCGCCGCGCTCCTCCGCGTACGCCCCGGATTCCCGGGTCTCCTCGGTGGCCTCGGTCTCCTCGGCCTCATCAGCCTCGGCGGGCGTGGCGGCGGCCTCGGCCGCGGCGCGCTCCGGGGTCTGGAAGCGCGGCTCGGTGAACACCGGCGCCTGGAACACGGCCACGGCGGGACGCTTGGGGCGACGCGTCGACTCGGTCTCGGCGGCCTCGGCGGCCTTGGCGGGCGCGGCGGCGGACTTCGCGGCGACGGCCGGCTCGGGCTCGGAGAACCCGCCCGCGGCCTGCCGCACGACGCGGCGGCGCCGGCGCGGGCCCGCGGCCTCGGCGGAGGCCTCGGCGGCGGGGGCCGCCTCGACGGCTTCCGGAGTCTCGGTCACGACAGCCCGCTCGGCACCCTTGGCCTCGACGGTCTCGTTCTCGGTCCCGGGAGCGCCGGAGGGCGCGGAGACACGGCGCGTGGCGCGACGGCGGGCACGGCGCGGCGCGGCCTCTTCGGTGCTCTCGGCGACCTCGTCGGCCACGTCGGCCTCGGCGGCGGGCGCGGTCCGAGCGGCGGCGGCCGGCACGACGACCTCGGCGGTCTCGGCGGGCGCGGCGGCCTCGGCGGCCTCGGCGGCCGGGGCACCGGCGGGCGCGGAGGCACGACGGGTCGCACGACGGCGGGGACGACCGGCCGACGCGGCCTCGGCCTCGACGGCGGGCGCGGCTTCGACGGCCGGCGCGGGCTCCGCCTCGGCGGCGACCGGGGTCACGGCGGCGGGCGCGGACTCCGGCGCCTCGACGGCCTTCGGCGCCCCGGCGGGCGCGGAGGCACGACGGGTCGCACGACGGCGCGGGCGGGCGGCGGACTCGGCCTCGGCCTCTACGGCCGCGGCGACCGGCTCCTCAGCCTTGGTCACAGCGGTACCCGCCTTCTGCTCGGTCTTCTGGGTCTCGGTCTCGGTCTCGCCCTCGGCAGCAGCCGCAGCCGCAGCGCCGACGGGCGCGGACGTACGACGGGTCGCACGACGGCGGGGGCGGCGAGGAGCGGCGTCCTCGGCGGATTCGGATTCGGCGGACGCGGCGGCGTCAGCGGCCTCGACGGGCGCGGCGGTCTCGGTGGACGCGACGGCCTCGGTGGCGGGCGCTGCGGCCGGGACGGCCGTTTCAGTGGCCTCGGTCGCCTCGGTGGGCGCGGGCGCCCCGGTCGGCGCGGACGCGCGGCGCGTCGCCCGGCGGCGGGTACGGCCGGAGGCCGCGGGCTCCTCGACGGCGGCGGGCGCCGTCACGGCCTCGTCCTCGGCCTTCGCCTCGGCGATCTCGTCGGCCTCGGCGGTAGCCACGACTGTGGTCGTGACCTCGGCGGAGGCCTCGGCGGCGCCCGGCGGACCCGCCGGGCGCGAAGCGGCCCTGCGACGCCTGCGCGGCGGCAGGGTGTCGCTGGGGGTGTTCAGTTCGGAACCCTCGTTGGGTTCGGTCGGCTCGAGCATGCGGGCTTATCTCCCGTCAGGCTCCCGGGCGCCGCGCCTGGTCCGGCGACGGTTTCGAAGAACCGTCCGCCGTTGACGTCCGCGGCCCGCGCGATGCGCGGTGGCCGCCGTCCGGGGCGCGGGCGCCGCACGGGAACTCTGTGTCCTTGTCTCGCCGGTTCCGTACACCTTGTCGGTACGGCCTGGCGAAAGTCTTCTGGTCGAGTGCGCCGCCCGACCCAGGTGGCTCCCGAGTACAAGGGCTGCGCTACGACGTCCGTCCCTACGCGGAACCGTCCGGCGCCGTCGCGGCGGCAGCCGGTGCGGCCTTCACGGCCTCGGCTGCCTCGCGGTCGGGCGCGAGCGGATCGGTCACCGTGCCGGTCTCTTCATCGAACAGCCCCTGCGCCAGCCTGGTCACCGCTGCGGGGACCGGCGGCGCCAGGTCGGCCACGGCGCGGAGACCGGACAGGACGTCGTCGGGTCGTACGGCAGGCGTCACGTGCCGAACAACCAGCCGCAGTATCGCACAGGGCTGGTCGGTCGGCCTATCAGCAGGCGAATCGTGCGTTTCCAGTCGCGCGACAGCCGGGCGGGCGTCGAAGGTGCGGACGCCGTTCTTGGTCATGCGCTGCACCTCGACGGTGTCGGCCTGATCGAAGGCCTCGACCGCGCGCCGGACGTCGGCAGGGTCGACGCCGTCCAGCCGCAGCTCCCAGACGGAGGCGGTGAGCCGGTCGGCGAGACCCGAGGTCCGCGCCTCGACCGCGTCGACGATGTCGAGCCCGGTGGGCAGCGACTCGTCGAGGAGGGCACGCAGGGTCTCGGGATCACGCGCCTGGGTCAGCGCGATCTCCAGGTACTCCGCCTCACTGCCGGTGCCGGTGGGTGCGGCATTGGCGTACGACACCTTCGGATGCGGCGTGAACCCCGCCGAGTACGCCATGGGTACCCCGGCGCGGCGCAGCGCACGCTCGAAAGCGCGCTGGAAGTCACGGTGGCTGGTGAACCGGAGGCGGCCGCGCTTGGTGTAACGCAGTCGAATGCGCTGCACCGCGGGTGCGGGCGGCGGGCCTTCGGGCTGTCGCTTGCCCAGTGTCCTAGTCCTTCGTGAGAGCGGTCGTACTGCTACCAAGAGTACGTGTCCCGGGCCGCGGGAGTTCCCGCCGGTCCGCCTCGGCCGGCTGCCGGGACTCGCCCAGGAGCATCCTGCGGACGTCGGCGCGGGCCTGCCGCACGGTGTCGCGGGCGGAGGACAGCGTCTGCCGCACCGTGTCGCGGCCGGAGGCAAGGGTCTGCCATACGGCGTCGCGGCCGGAGGCAAGCGCCTGCCGCACGACCCGGCCCACCCCGCGCGCCGCCTCGGCGGCGGGCCGCAGGACGAAGTCGCGCAGGGCGTGTCCGACCGGGGTGAGCACCGCCTGGTACACCCAGCGCGCCGGCTCCGCGAAGAACCACCGGAAGGTCCACCGGAAGAGGGTCCCGAGCGCCCGCCCGACGACGAGCGAGATCCGTCCGGCGATCCGCCAGGCGTGCCCGAGGGCGTCCCCGACCTCCCGCGCGACGACGGCGACGGCCCGGCCGAGCGGGGCTAGCACCCAGCGCCACAGCGCGAGCGCGGGCAGCACGAACAGAACGCGCACCGTCCAGTACACGACCACGCCGACCACCGTGGCGACGGCGCTCACGCACCACGCCAGGGCCCGCCCGACCGGCTCGAGGACCCAGTCGTACAGCCACCGCGCGGGGACGACGAGCAGATGACGCACCAGCCACGCCACAGCGGCGGACACCCCCGCCCCGCCGGCGGCGAGCAGGGCGCCCACGCCCTTCAGCAGCAGGACGACACCCCGGCCGACGGGCGTGAGCACCCGCGCGTACAGCCAGGCGAGACCGGCACCGACCCCCCGCCCGACCAGGACGAGCGCGCGCCCCACCGGGGTGAGCACGGCCGCGTACAGCCATCTCAGCGGTACGACCACAAGGACGTACCCGAGCCGACCGAGTCCCCTGCCGACCGGCGCGAGAACGAACCGCCACAGGCCCACCCACGGCCACACGAAGACCGCCCGCCCCAGCCACAGCAGCGCGCGCCCCACGGGACGCAGCACGATGTCGGTCAGCAGCCGGGCGACGACGACCAGCGCGTCCCACACCATCCGCACGGGCACCACCAGCACGAGCACCACGATCCGCACCGGGATCCGGATCGCCACGACGAGGCATCCTTCGGGGTTCCGCGGCGAAGGTGGGGGCTTGTGACTGTCCATACCGGTGTAGACGCGGCGGACACCGTCATGGATGCCGGCCTCTTGTTGCGGGGGCATCACATCTCCTCGCGGTGCGGTCACTTCAGGCTCCATGATCACACCCGTCCCACCCGTCACAGAATCCGTGGACGCACGGACCGTGGTGTGCCGACGGGTCTTGTCACCCGACCACCGCGGTCGTATCCAAGACAGTGACGCGCGCACACTCACGCTCTTGGGGGAGGACGAACCAATGCACTGGTACGTGGACGTACTCAAGAAGTACGCGGTGTTCGACGGCCGCGCCCGCCGGCAGGAATTCTGGATGTTCACGCTGTTCAGCCTGATCATCAGCATCGTGCTGGCGATCGTCGACAACGCCATGGACTCGATGGTGCTCGGCCTCGTCTACAGCCTCGCCGTGCTCCTGCCCTCCCTGGGCGTCACGGTCCGCCGGCTGCACGACACCGGCAAGTCCGGCTGGTTCGTCCTGCTGTGCCTGATCCCGCTGGTCGGCGGGATCATCCTCATCGTCTTCCTCGCCACCGAGGGCAGGCCGGAACAGAACCAGTACGGCGCCAACCCCAAGTACGCCCAGGCCGCCTGACGACAGCGGCCGAAGACCGGATCAGCCCGCACCCCGGCGACCGAGCGCGGCAGGCTCGGTGACCGTCTCGCTCTCTCAGCCGGTCGGCGCCTCGATCACCCGATCGAGGCGCCTCGCTCACCTCAGTGCGCGTGACCGCTCGCCGCAGGGGCCGGGGCCGCGTTCTTGACCGTCAGCGGCAGCAGCTTCTTGCCCGTCGGGCCGATCTGGATGTGGGTGTCCATCTGCGGGCACACGCCGCAGTCGAAGCACGGGGTCCAGCGGCAGTCCTCGACCTCGGTCTCGTCGAGGGCGTCCTGCCAGTCCTCCCAGAGCCAGTCCTTGTCCAGGCCGGAGTCGAGGTGGTCCCAGGGCAGGACCTCCTCGTAGGTGCGCTCGCGGGTGGTGTACCAGTCGACGTCGATGCCGAAGGGGGCGAGCGCCTTGTCGGCGCAGGCCATCCAGCGGTCGTAGGAGAAGTGCTCGCGCCAGCCGTCGAAGCGGCCGCCGTCCTCGTAGACGGCGCGGATCACGGCGCCGGTGCGGCGGTCGCCGCGCGAGAGCAGGCCCTCGACGATGCCGGGCTTGCCGTCGTGGTAGCGGAAGCCGATGGAGCGGCCGTACTTCTTGTCGCCGCGGATCTTGTCGCGGAGCTTCTCCAGGCGGGCGTCCGTCTGCTCGGCGGAGAGCTGGGGCGCCCACTGGAAGGGGGTGTGGGGCTTGGGGACGAAGCCGCCGATCGACACCGTGCAGCGGATGTCGCCCTGGCCGGAGACCTCGCGGCCCTTCTGGATCACGTTCATCGCCATGTCGGCGATCTGGAGGACGTCCTCGTCGGTCTCGGTGGGCAGGCCGCACATGAAGTACAGCTTCACCTGGCGCCAGCCGTTGCCGTAGGCCGTCGCGACCGTGCGGATCAGGTCCTCCTCCGAGACCATCTTGTTGATGACCTTGCGCATGCGCTCGGAGCCGCCCTCGGGGGCGAAGGTGAGGCCCGAACGCCGGCCGTTGCGGGTCAGCTCGTTGGCCAGGTCGACGTTGAAGGCGTCGACGCGGGTCGAGGGGAGGGAGAGGCCGATCTTGTCTTCCGTGTAGCGGTCGGCCAGGCCCTTGGCGATGTCGCCGATCTCGCTGTGGTCCGCGGAGGAGAGCGAGAGGAGGCCGACCTCTTCGAAGCCGGTCGCCTTGAGGCCCTTCTCGACCATGTCGCCGATGCCGGTGATCGAACGCTCACGCACCGGACGGGTGATCATGCCCGCCTGGCAGAAGCGGCAGCCACGGGTGCAGCCGCGGAAGATCTCCACCGACATGCGCTCGTGGACGGTCTCGGCGAGCGGGACCAGGGGCTGCTTGGGGTACGGCCACTCGTCCAGGTCCATGACGGTGTGCTTGGACACGCGCCACGGCACGCCGGACTTGTTGGGGACCACGCGGGCGATACGGCCGTCGGCGAGGTACTCGACGTCGTAGAACGCCGGGATGTAGACGCTGCCCGTCTTCGCGAGGCGGAAGAGGACCTCCTCGCGGCCGCCGGGGCGGCCCTCCGCCTTCCACTCGCGGATGATCTTCGTCATGTCGAGCACGGCCTGCTCGCCGTCGCCGATGATCGCCGCGTCGATGAAGTCCGCGATCGGCTCGGGGTTGAAGGCCGCGTGGCCGCCCGCGAGGACGATCGGGTCGTCGATCGTGCGGTCCTTGGACTCCAGCGGGATGCCGGCCAGGTCCAGGGCGGTGAGCATGTTGGTGTAGCCCAGCTCCGTGGAGAAGGACAGTCCGAACACGTCGAAGGCCTTCACGGGGCGGTGGCTGTCCACCGTGAACTGGGGCACCTGGTGCTCGCGCATCAGCGCCTCCAGGTCCGGCCACACGCTGTACGTGCGCTCGGCGAGGACGCCCTGCTGCTCGTTCAGCACCTCGTAGAGGATCATGACGCCCTGGTTGGGCAGGCCGACCTCGTAGGCGTCCGGGTACATGAGCGCCCAGCGGACGTCACAGTCGTCCCAGGGCTTGACCGTGGAGTTGAGCTCTCCGCCGACGTACTGGATCGGCTTCTGCACATGCGGGAGCAGAGCTTCGAGCTGCGGGAAGACCGACTCGACAGACATCGCGGGATTACCTTCGTGAGCTGACAGGGGTGACCATCAAGCCTAACCCGCTCCGAGGGCTCCTCCGTACGCTCAGCCGGGGATCCCGGAAGCGATCTCCCGCCACAGCTCCGGCAGCTCCGCCTCGTCCGCCGTCGCCCGCTGCTCCTCGCGTCCGTACAGCAGTCCGTACGTGAACGCGCTCTCCCCCGCCGCGTGCGCCACCGCGGACAGTTCGCGCAGGGTGTGGCGGGCCATGACGCTGTCCTGGTGGTCGCCGAGGAGGCTGGTGAGGGACTTCATCGACTTGGCCAGGGCACGGGCCCGGCCGCCGAGGGCGGGGGTGGCCGCCTCGGCGGCGTAGCGGGTGCGCTTGGCCTTCTTGCGGGCGTCGTGCAGCGCGAGGTCGCGGTCCGCGCCGGACGGGAGGTCCAGTGCCCGGGTGACCAGGCGGGAGACCTTCGCGAGGTCCTTGTGCACGGCGGCGGCGAGCGTCTTGTCCGGCTTCCCGGCCGCCTTCTGACGCAGGGGCGGCTCGGCGAGGAGGGCGTCGAGGGTGTCGAGGAGGGCGAGGTAGCGGGCGGAGTCCAGTACGGCGAGGAGGTGGCCGCGTGTGCGGCCGTGCCGGGCGCTCGCCCAGCTGGTGAGGCGGTGGCGTACGGGGCCGGCGACCAGGTCGGGCGGGAGGGCGTCGAGGGCGCTCGTCAGCCGTTCGGCCAGGACCTCCTGGTCGCGGTCGAGGCCCAGTTCGCCGGCCAGCCACTTCAGCTCGGCGGCGATCGGGTCGGTTACGGCGCGGTCGAGGACGGCGCCGAAGGCGCGGAAGGCCGAGCGCGTGCGGCGGGTGGCCACCCGCATCTTGTGCACGGAGTCGGGCAGGTCCCGGCGGACGGCCGGGTCGCAGGTGAGGATCGTGTCGCGCTGTTCGCGGACGTAGGCGAGGACGTGGTCGCCCGCGGTGACGGGTTCGGCGCGGTCGGCGCGGCGGGGGCGTGGGCCGCCGGTGCCGCGCAGCGCCCGGGCGAGTTTGGACGGCGACTTGGAGGGGCGTACGCCCGCCTTGCGCAGCCGTTTCTCGACCAGGTCGAGGAGGGCCGGGTCGCCGTCGTCGGCCAGTTCGACCTCGATCTCGGTCCACTGGGCGGTGCCCCCGTCGCGGTTGAGCCGCTCGGCGTCGACCGTGTCGATGCTCACCTCGGCCAGCAGGGCGCCGGCGGCGTCGACGAGGTGGCTCACGTCACGGGCGGAGCGGAGGCGGACGACGGGGATCAGCTCGGCGCCGCGGACGCGGGCGCGGACCAGTGCGGCGATCTCGTCGGGGACGGTGTCCGAGAGGGGTGCGCGGATCTCGTCGCGGATCCCGGGGGCGACGGGGAACTTCAGGTGCCAGCCGGCGTCCGAGCCTCCGGTGCGGCGGCGCAGGGTGAGGGAGGCGGCGGCCAGCCGTTCGTCGGCGGTGTCGTAGTAGGTGGCGTCCAGTACGACGAGTCCTTTGTCGAGGACGTTCGCCACCGCGCCGACGCCGGTCAGGTCGGGCAGCCCGCTGTCGTCGGATTCGTACTTGCGCTCGATCTCGCGTTTCGTATCCGCCATGAATCGAATTTAGTGCCAGACCGGCCGGCAGGGCAGAGGTCGCCCCGGGTGGATGGCCGGGACATTCCCGCCATCCACCCGGAGAACGGCCTCACGCGGACATCGGCCGCTGTGCCTTGATGGACTGCAGGAGCCCCACTGCCACCCATACGGCGAACATCGATGAACCGCCGTACGACACGAACGGCAGGGGCAGGCCGGTGACCGGCATGATGCCGAGGGTCATGCCGACGTTCTCGAAGGCCTGGAAGGCGAACCAGGCGACGATTCCGGCGGCGACGACCGTGCCGTACAGCTCGGTGGAGTCGCGGGCGATGCGGCAGGCGCGCCACAGGACGACGCCGAGGAGGAGGATTATCAGGCCCGCGCCGAGGAAGCCCAGCTCCTCCCCCGCGACCGTGAAGACGAAGTCCGTCTGCTGTTCGGGGACGAACTGGCCGGTGGTCTGCGAGCCGTGGAACAGGCCGGAGCCGGTCAGGCCGCCGGAACCGATGGCGATGCGGGCCTGGTTGGTGTTGTAGCCGACGCCGGCGGGGTCGAGGTCGGGGTTGGCGAAGGCCGCGAAGCGGTTGATCTGGTAGGCGTCCAGGATGTGCAGCTGCCAGACGGCGATCGCGCCGCTGGCGCCCGCGGCGAGCAGGCCGAAGACCCAGCGGTTGGAGGCGCCGGAGGCGAGCAGGACGCCCAGGATGATGATGACCATCACCATGACCGATCCGAGGTCGGGCATGAGCAGCACGATCGCGATCGGTACGGCGGCGAGGCCGAGGGACTGCAGGACCGTGCGGTGGTCGGGGTACTTCTTGTCGCCGGCGTCCACCCGTGCCGAGAGCAGCATCGCCATGCCCAGGATGATCGTGATCTTCACGAACTCGGAGGGCTGGAGCGAGAAGCCGCCGCCGAGCACGATCCAGGAGTGGGCGCCGTTGACGGTGGAGCCGAGCGGGGTGAGCACGGCGAGGATGCCGAAGACGGACAGGCCGTAGAGGATCGGTACGGCGTTGCGCAGGGCGCGGTGGCCGAGCCAGACGGTGGCGATCATCAGGGCGAGCCCGATGCCGGTGTTCATGAGGTGCCGGAGCAGGAAGTAGTACGGGTCGCCCTGGTTGATCTCGGTGCGGTTGCGTGTCGCCGAGAACACCAGCAGTGAGCCGATCAGTGACAGCGCGACGGCCGCCAGCAGTATCGGCCAGTCGAGCCGGCGGGCCAGGGAGTCGCGGGCGAAGATCCTGGTCCAGCCGGCCCGCTCGGGGCCGTATCCGGAGACGGAGAAGCTGTTGCCGGTCATGTGCGCGTCCTCCGGCTTCCCCTCCTGTGGGGCTTTCTGCGGGTGTTGCTGTTGTTCGTGCTGGGCGGCGAGGTGGCGGGGGGCTGCTGGTCGTCCCCGTTGGTGGTGTTGTCCTTCTGCGAGGCCTCGACGTCCTTGGCCGGGTCGCCGGTGACCTTCGGGGCGGCGATGGTGCCGTCGGCGCGGACCTTGGGCAGACTCTTCTGGGGCTCCGGCAGGAGTGCCTTCTTGTTGTCGATGGAGCCGTCGCCCTTGACGCCGTAGAGGGCGCTGTAGATGTTGCGCACGGCCTCACCGGAGGCTCCGGAACCCGTACCGGCCTGGGCGATCGTCATGATCACCGTGTAGTCCTTGGAGTACGTGGCCAGCCACGAGGTGGTCTGCTTGCCGTAGACCTCGGCGGTACCGGTCTTGGCGTGCAGCGGAATCTTGTTCTGCGGCCAGCCGCCGAACTTCCAGGCGGCGGTACCGCGGGTGATGACGCCCGCGAAGGCGTCGTCCATGCCCTTGAGGGTGGCCTGGCTGACCGGCAGCCTGCCGGCCTTCCTCGGCTTGATCGGCGTGACGGTCCTGCCGTCGGCGCTGATGATCGCCTTGCCGATGGTCGGCTCGTACAGCGTGCCGCCGTTGGCCACGGCGCCGTAGATCCTGGCCTCCTGGATCGGCGTGACGAGGGTGTCGCCCTGGCCGATGGAGTAGTTGATCGAGTCGCCCTCGCGCATCTTGTTGCCCTCGAGGCAGTTCTCGTACGCGATCTTCTCGACGTAGGAGCCGTCCTTCTTGCCGGACTTGCACCAGGCGACCTTGTTGGCCTTCCAGTAGTCCAGCTTCCACTGACGGTCGGGGACGCGGCCGGTGACCTCGTTGGGCAGGTCGACGCCGGTCTCCTTGCCGAGGCCGAACTGGTGGGCGGTCTTGTAGAACCAGTCCTTGGGCTGCCCCTTCTTGGGGTTGATGCCGCCGTCCTTCTTCCACTCCCGGTCCGCGAGGCCGTAGAAGACGGTGTCGCAGGAGACCTCAAGGGCGCGGCCGAGCGAGATCGGGCCGAAGCTCTCTCCCTCGAAGTTCTTGAAGACCTGGCCGCCGACGGAGTAGGAGCTGGTGCACGGATAGCCGCCGTCCCACTTGTACCCGGCCTGGACCGCGGCGGCCGTGGAGACCACCTTGAACGTCGAACCCG comes from the Streptomyces sp. NBC_00820 genome and includes:
- a CDS encoding Rne/Rng family ribonuclease is translated as MLEPTEPNEGSELNTPSDTLPPRRRRRAASRPAGPPGAAEASAEVTTTVVATAEADEIAEAKAEDEAVTAPAAVEEPAASGRTRRRATRRASAPTGAPAPTEATEATETAVPAAAPATEAVASTETAAPVEAADAAASAESESAEDAAPRRPRRRATRRTSAPVGAAAAAAAEGETETETQKTEQKAGTAVTKAEEPVAAAVEAEAESAARPRRRATRRASAPAGAPKAVEAPESAPAAVTPVAAEAEPAPAVEAAPAVEAEAASAGRPRRRATRRASAPAGAPAAEAAEAAAPAETAEVVVPAAAARTAPAAEADVADEVAESTEEAAPRRARRRATRRVSAPSGAPGTENETVEAKGAERAVVTETPEAVEAAPAAEASAEAAGPRRRRRVVRQAAGGFSEPEPAVAAKSAAAPAKAAEAAETESTRRPKRPAVAVFQAPVFTEPRFQTPERAAAEAAATPAEADEAEETEATEETRESGAYAEERGESGARRRRRRRAAAVEETRVVEAPRAVEAEEPEEAEEAAEYDEGDDAEGSEESGSRRRRRRGGRRRRRGDAADGEGMDAEADELAAEQAEQDTEDTAEQEEEDAEDARGDESGGSSSSRRRRRRRRRAGDSGPEAEPTGDDPERTVVKVREPRKATEPSDEVQSIKGSTRLEAKKQRRREGREQGRRRVPIITEAEFLARREAVERVMVVRQHGERTQIGVLEDGVLVEHYVNKEQSTSYVGNVYLGKVQNVLPSMEAAFIDIGKGRNAVLYAGEVNFEALGMANGPRRIESALKSGQPVLVQVTKDPIGHKGARLTSQVSLPGRYLVYVPEGSMTGISRKLPDTERARLKTILKKIVPEDAGVIVRTAAEGASEDELRRDVERLQAQWEEIQKKAKTGNAPALLYGEPDMTVRVVRDIFNEDFSKVVVSGDEAWETIHGYVSHVAPDLADRLQRWTSEVDVFATHRIDEQLAKALDRKVWLPSGGSLVIDRTEAMVVVDVNTGKFTGQGGNLEETVTRNNLEAAEEIVRQLRLRDLGGIIVIDFIDMVLESNRDLVLRRLLECLGRDRTKHQVAEVTSLGLVQMTRKRVGQGLLESFSENCVHCNGRGVIVHMEQPTAPGGGGGKRKKRARGGDGHVHEHEHETAAVAVETGEAVEPETETVAEVTAEVAEPVALPAPEFVPDEELYSSIAEAEAAAGRGRTRRRASRKASAPAGAPKTESRRSARAERAERAEAVEAAQASKTQVAAPAPAAAPAKAEPVAAETVAVQETVAEEAAPKGRTRRRATRKASAPAGAPAVAETAVVTVVEPAPVAAEPEAVAPAPVEEAPAESAAPARPRRRAVRKATAPTASEEAAVVVVPSAAPELAAEAPVEETAEEAAPAKKTARKAAKKAPAKKAPAKKAATTKKAAAKTTAAKKTTAKKATKTAKTAAKKSTAKKTTTVSAAGDEG
- a CDS encoding TIGR03936 family radical SAM-associated protein, with amino-acid sequence MQRIRLRYTKRGRLRFTSHRDFQRAFERALRRAGVPMAYSAGFTPHPKVSYANAAPTGTGSEAEYLEIALTQARDPETLRALLDESLPTGLDIVDAVEARTSGLADRLTASVWELRLDGVDPADVRRAVEAFDQADTVEVQRMTKNGVRTFDARPAVARLETHDSPADRPTDQPCAILRLVVRHVTPAVRPDDVLSGLRAVADLAPPVPAAVTRLAQGLFDEETGTVTDPLAPDREAAEAVKAAPAAAATAPDGSA
- a CDS encoding DUF805 domain-containing protein is translated as MHWYVDVLKKYAVFDGRARRQEFWMFTLFSLIISIVLAIVDNAMDSMVLGLVYSLAVLLPSLGVTVRRLHDTGKSGWFVLLCLIPLVGGIILIVFLATEGRPEQNQYGANPKYAQAA
- a CDS encoding TIGR03960 family B12-binding radical SAM protein; the encoded protein is MSVESVFPQLEALLPHVQKPIQYVGGELNSTVKPWDDCDVRWALMYPDAYEVGLPNQGVMILYEVLNEQQGVLAERTYSVWPDLEALMREHQVPQFTVDSHRPVKAFDVFGLSFSTELGYTNMLTALDLAGIPLESKDRTIDDPIVLAGGHAAFNPEPIADFIDAAIIGDGEQAVLDMTKIIREWKAEGRPGGREEVLFRLAKTGSVYIPAFYDVEYLADGRIARVVPNKSGVPWRVSKHTVMDLDEWPYPKQPLVPLAETVHERMSVEIFRGCTRGCRFCQAGMITRPVRERSITGIGDMVEKGLKATGFEEVGLLSLSSADHSEIGDIAKGLADRYTEDKIGLSLPSTRVDAFNVDLANELTRNGRRSGLTFAPEGGSERMRKVINKMVSEEDLIRTVATAYGNGWRQVKLYFMCGLPTETDEDVLQIADMAMNVIQKGREVSGQGDIRCTVSIGGFVPKPHTPFQWAPQLSAEQTDARLEKLRDKIRGDKKYGRSIGFRYHDGKPGIVEGLLSRGDRRTGAVIRAVYEDGGRFDGWREHFSYDRWMACADKALAPFGIDVDWYTTRERTYEEVLPWDHLDSGLDKDWLWEDWQDALDETEVEDCRWTPCFDCGVCPQMDTHIQIGPTGKKLLPLTVKNAAPAPAASGHAH
- a CDS encoding CYTH and CHAD domain-containing protein, with protein sequence MADTKREIERKYESDDSGLPDLTGVGAVANVLDKGLVVLDATYYDTADERLAAASLTLRRRTGGSDAGWHLKFPVAPGIRDEIRAPLSDTVPDEIAALVRARVRGAELIPVVRLRSARDVSHLVDAAGALLAEVSIDTVDAERLNRDGGTAQWTEIEVELADDGDPALLDLVEKRLRKAGVRPSKSPSKLARALRGTGGPRPRRADRAEPVTAGDHVLAYVREQRDTILTCDPAVRRDLPDSVHKMRVATRRTRSAFRAFGAVLDRAVTDPIAAELKWLAGELGLDRDQEVLAERLTSALDALPPDLVAGPVRHRLTSWASARHGRTRGHLLAVLDSARYLALLDTLDALLAEPPLRQKAAGKPDKTLAAAVHKDLAKVSRLVTRALDLPSGADRDLALHDARKKAKRTRYAAEAATPALGGRARALAKSMKSLTSLLGDHQDSVMARHTLRELSAVAHAAGESAFTYGLLYGREEQRATADEAELPELWREIASGIPG
- the rodA gene encoding rod shape-determining protein RodA gives rise to the protein MTGNSFSVSGYGPERAGWTRIFARDSLARRLDWPILLAAVALSLIGSLLVFSATRNRTEINQGDPYYFLLRHLMNTGIGLALMIATVWLGHRALRNAVPILYGLSVFGILAVLTPLGSTVNGAHSWIVLGGGFSLQPSEFVKITIILGMAMLLSARVDAGDKKYPDHRTVLQSLGLAAVPIAIVLLMPDLGSVMVMVIIILGVLLASGASNRWVFGLLAAGASGAIAVWQLHILDAYQINRFAAFANPDLDPAGVGYNTNQARIAIGSGGLTGSGLFHGSQTTGQFVPEQQTDFVFTVAGEELGFLGAGLIILLLGVVLWRACRIARDSTELYGTVVAAGIVAWFAFQAFENVGMTLGIMPVTGLPLPFVSYGGSSMFAVWVAVGLLQSIKAQRPMSA
- the mrdA gene encoding penicillin-binding protein 2 gives rise to the protein MTNIPETGRTPRVQTRLVVIQILVLSLLGTLGGRLWYLQIREGAEYQKQASGNHVQQVVDPAVRGDILDARGVPIADNETRLVVSASRTDLLKQSDDGKGVLTKLAGVLGLKADEVIQKVRLCDAETPQPCWNGSPYQPIPITDEATPKQALQIRERAEDFPGITAEPEAVRRYAGPGKSNTAQVLGYLSPVTDDEIQKAKDTDSPYLRSDMVGRSGLERQYDKELRGKAGVTRYEVDNLGRVIGKAEADPAESGSNLVTSIDSRVQRVAEYELDKAMKVARQQFDKITSENYKADSGAVVVMEAKTGRIVAMASAPTYDPNVWVGGISAKDYKTLTGKNSDYPLLNRAIQGQAAPGSTFKVVSTAAAVQAGYKWDGGYPCTSSYSVGGQVFKNFEGESFGPISLGRALEVSCDTVFYGLADREWKKDGGINPKKGQPKDWFYKTAHQFGLGKETGVDLPNEVTGRVPDRQWKLDYWKANKVAWCKSGKKDGSYVEKIAYENCLEGNKMREGDSINYSIGQGDTLVTPIQEARIYGAVANGGTLYEPTIGKAIISADGRTVTPIKPRKAGRLPVSQATLKGMDDAFAGVITRGTAAWKFGGWPQNKIPLHAKTGTAEVYGKQTTSWLATYSKDYTVIMTIAQAGTGSGASGEAVRNIYSALYGVKGDGSIDNKKALLPEPQKSLPKVRADGTIAAPKVTGDPAKDVEASQKDNTTNGDDQQPPATSPPSTNNSNTRRKPHRRGSRRTRT